From the genome of Ignavibacteriales bacterium, one region includes:
- a CDS encoding SEC59/DGK1/VTE5 family protein, with the protein MTATDRATIDYKSEVLRKLIHLFSLSIPTIYYFITRELALTILIPLTFFSLFIDYGRYYHKALSNLVDKIFGFIMRKHEKDSKKKNLNGATYVLLSAVLVILLFPKVFVVTAFAVLIIGDSSAALIGRKFGKTKFLLKSLEGTLAFFVSSCFVVLLAPKIEGNLTEYLIGIIAVAIGAIAENVSGEWADDNFTIPLAVCISMWILYAVFLPNLILILPNVPN; encoded by the coding sequence ATGACAGCAACTGACCGTGCAACTATAGATTATAAGAGTGAAGTTTTAAGAAAACTTATTCATCTTTTCTCTCTTTCTATTCCAACCATCTATTATTTTATAACAAGGGAATTAGCCTTAACAATCCTAATTCCCTTGACATTTTTCTCCCTCTTTATCGACTACGGAAGATATTATCACAAAGCACTCTCAAATCTTGTTGATAAAATTTTCGGTTTCATCATGCGGAAGCACGAAAAAGATTCAAAGAAAAAAAATCTTAACGGTGCTACATATGTTTTGCTTTCCGCTGTACTTGTAATTTTATTATTTCCCAAAGTTTTTGTTGTTACCGCATTTGCCGTACTGATAATTGGCGATAGTTCCGCGGCGCTTATAGGAAGAAAATTCGGGAAGACAAAATTTTTATTAAAAAGTTTGGAAGGCACTCTTGCATTTTTTGTCTCTTCTTGTTTTGTAGTTCTTTTGGCTCCAAAGATAGAAGGCAATTTAACAGAATATTTAATCGGGATTATTGCTGTCGCCATCGGCGCTATCGCTGAAAATGTTTCCGGTGAATGGGCTGATGATAATTTTACAATCCCGCTTGCGGTTTGTATCTCAATGTGGATTCTCTATGCAGTGTTCTTACCGAACTTAATTTTAATCTTGCCTAACGTTCCAAATTAA
- a CDS encoding ATP-binding protein — protein sequence MITRKKVLDLIEKGEGLNVEFKQRFSSHEKIAKEMIAFANTRGGFILFGVDDDKSIYGIESEKSDLDLVNDAAEKFCEPHVDLKIDAVEIDKKDLLIVEVIESKFKPHRIQDYKKALNLNDAQVYVRVNDKSVLASKEMIKLLQSQSTGKILEKYIVGDKEKIVFNLLDQKEELTVKELCKFANISERRASRTLIKLVRANLLLIHQKDNGESYFTYAG from the coding sequence ATGATCACCCGAAAAAAAGTATTGGATTTAATTGAAAAGGGAGAAGGATTAAATGTTGAGTTTAAACAGCGTTTCTCTTCTCATGAAAAAATTGCAAAGGAGATGATCGCATTTGCAAATACACGCGGCGGATTTATTCTCTTTGGCGTTGATGATGATAAATCCATTTATGGGATAGAGAGCGAAAAGAGCGATCTTGATCTTGTAAACGACGCGGCTGAAAAATTTTGCGAACCTCATGTTGATCTAAAAATTGATGCTGTCGAAATCGATAAAAAAGATCTGCTCATTGTAGAAGTCATTGAATCCAAATTTAAACCACATCGCATACAAGATTATAAAAAAGCACTCAACTTGAATGATGCTCAAGTGTATGTACGGGTTAATGACAAAAGTGTTCTTGCGAGTAAAGAAATGATCAAACTTTTACAGAGCCAATCTACCGGAAAAATTTTAGAGAAATATATTGTCGGCGACAAGGAAAAAATTGTCTTTAATCTACTTGATCAAAAAGAGGAATTGACGGTGAAAGAGTTATGCAAATTTGCAAATATTTCCGAGAGACGAGCTTCTCGTACTTTGATAAAACTTGTGCGTGCAAATCTTCTGTTGATACATCAAAAGGACAATGGGGAAAGTTATTTTACTTATGCAGGCTGA
- a CDS encoding S41 family peptidase, which yields MNTIKMKLLITLIFAALAVAKLNAQNSNESLSENQKANIINKTLELVKENYVFPDKFNKIETDIKRRLSKNEYSEYSDPQQFLNRLNKDLQTAGEDKHLKISFSPDLVKQIKAEKNSGVQGPASYTPELLAWIRFENYGLRTVERLEGNIGYFKFDRFTDLKLAKESTTGAMNFISSSSAIILDFRENGGGDSDASELIVNYFLPDGKKLGDVKFRKAAQSKESIVKYDPSVKKIPDNVPLYILVSNKTASAAEAVSYVLQQFKRAIIVGEQTSGKANPGELFIINDFLYMMVPTGSFNVLPTGKNWEGTGVTPDIKIDQSKALAKSMAEICTQLENRDPNEEHKQIYRWLLPEYEAQLNPEVPSIDFINKIVGNYEDDRKIIFEDRVLYYVNKSGAKKILTYINNHTFMLEGREDVRLKMPVIETPIKYFEFVWSDGPVERIKRIM from the coding sequence ATGAATACTATAAAAATGAAACTACTTATCACCCTGATATTTGCCGCACTTGCCGTCGCAAAACTGAACGCGCAGAATTCAAATGAGAGTTTGAGTGAAAATCAAAAAGCAAATATTATTAACAAAACACTTGAACTAGTTAAAGAAAACTACGTCTTCCCTGACAAGTTCAATAAAATAGAAACCGACATTAAAAGAAGACTCTCTAAAAATGAATACAGTGAATATTCCGATCCGCAGCAATTTCTTAATAGGCTTAATAAGGATCTGCAAACTGCCGGAGAGGATAAACATCTTAAGATTTCTTTTAGTCCCGATTTAGTTAAGCAGATAAAAGCAGAAAAAAACAGCGGGGTTCAGGGACCTGCCTCATACACTCCCGAACTACTGGCATGGATAAGGTTCGAAAATTACGGCTTGAGAACGGTCGAAAGATTAGAAGGCAATATTGGTTATTTTAAATTCGATCGGTTTACAGATTTAAAATTGGCAAAGGAAAGTACCACCGGTGCTATGAATTTCATCAGCAGTTCATCGGCAATAATACTTGATTTTAGAGAAAACGGGGGCGGTGATTCCGATGCTTCCGAATTAATTGTAAATTATTTTCTGCCGGATGGGAAAAAATTAGGCGATGTTAAATTTAGAAAAGCTGCCCAGTCAAAAGAAAGTATTGTTAAATATGATCCTTCGGTTAAAAAAATTCCGGATAATGTGCCTTTGTATATTTTAGTCAGCAATAAAACCGCTTCTGCCGCTGAAGCTGTTTCATACGTTTTACAGCAATTTAAAAGAGCGATTATTGTTGGAGAACAAACAAGTGGAAAAGCTAATCCCGGCGAGTTGTTTATTATAAATGATTTTCTATACATGATGGTCCCAACCGGATCTTTTAACGTATTGCCTACCGGAAAAAATTGGGAGGGAACAGGAGTAACACCGGATATTAAAATCGATCAATCCAAAGCTTTAGCGAAATCGATGGCTGAAATTTGCACTCAACTTGAAAATCGCGATCCAAACGAAGAACACAAACAAATTTATAGATGGCTGTTACCCGAATATGAAGCGCAGCTAAACCCTGAAGTTCCGTCGATAGATTTCATCAATAAAATAGTGGGTAATTATGAAGACGACAGGAAAATTATTTTTGAAGACCGGGTGCTTTATTATGTAAATAAATCCGGGGCTAAAAAAATTCTAACTTATATAAACAATCATACTTTTATGCTGGAAGGAAGAGAAGATGTTAGGTTAAAAATGCCGGTCATCGAAACGCCAATTAAATATTTTGAATTTGTTTGGAGTGACGGACCTGTAGAAAGAATAAAAAGAATAATGTAA
- the hpt gene encoding hypoxanthine phosphoribosyltransferase — protein sequence MGEIINSKNEIWVGTEKFVPYLTEEVIQKRIAELGKQLSEEYKTKLPIFIGVLNGSFMFMSDLLKNITINCEMDFFKLSSYGDEKISSGKVKLVKDLNADINDRHLVIVEDIIDTGLSINYIEKMIKEHNPASLKVASLLVKPESLKYDVGIDYIGFKIPNKFVIGYGLDYAQKYRNLSSIYVLSE from the coding sequence ATGGGTGAAATAATAAACAGTAAAAACGAGATTTGGGTAGGAACTGAAAAATTTGTTCCATATTTGACCGAAGAAGTGATTCAAAAAAGAATTGCCGAACTCGGCAAGCAGCTATCCGAAGAGTATAAAACTAAGCTTCCTATTTTTATTGGCGTATTGAACGGCTCATTTATGTTCATGTCGGATTTACTGAAGAATATAACAATCAACTGCGAAATGGATTTTTTCAAACTCTCAAGTTATGGCGATGAAAAAATTTCTTCCGGTAAAGTAAAGCTTGTTAAAGATTTAAATGCCGACATAAATGATCGGCATCTAGTTATAGTTGAAGATATTATTGATACCGGGTTATCGATCAATTATATCGAGAAGATGATTAAAGAACATAACCCGGCAAGTTTGAAGGTTGCCTCTCTTTTGGTGAAGCCGGAGAGTTTAAAATATGATGTCGGAATTGATTATATTGGCTTCAAAATTCCAAATAAATTTGTGATTGGATACGGTCTCGACTATGCGCAAAAATATCGAAATCTTAGCTCAATCTATGTTTTAAGCGAATAA
- the secA gene encoding preprotein translocase subunit SecA gives MISTLLKRIFGDKNTRATKDYWPIVDQINVEFEKLQTLTDDDLRAKTAEFKQRIADATKDIQTPLTEFKNKLLDDQFVEDKHAIYDEIERLENELTDRYEEVLSEILPEAFAVVKDTCRRLVGKTWDAAGNKIHWDMVPYDVQLMGGIVLHNGKIAEMATGEGKTLVATLPVYLNALTGRGVHLVTVNDYLAKRDSEWMGEIYKFHGMTIGCITNTMEPEQRIKMYACDITYGTNNEFGFDYLRDNMASEKSYCVQRGHNYAIVDEVDSVLIDEARTPLIISGAVGSTEHKFDEMKPRVERLWRKQSNLVASIVNEAEQLLKSEDGKDREKAGVLLLRAHRGFPKNKALLKLFSEPENKKLLQQTELEYLRENAKRMPEIDEELYFAIEERNNQMDLTEKGREELAMGSSEQKEFFVLPDLGTEISKIENDSEMSVEAKVKRKDELYHIYSERSDRIHTLNQLLKAYTLFEKDVEYVITEEGKIAIVDEFTGRVLPGRRYSDGLHQAIEAKESVKVERDTQTLATITLQNYFRLYKKLAGMTGTAETEEGEFFEIYKLEVVVTPTNRPIVRDDEDDSIYKTRREKYNAIIEKIKELREEKRPVLVGTTSVDVSETISRMLKRQGVTHNVFNAKQHQREAEIVAYAGQPGAVTIATNMAGRGTDIKLGAGVVDVGGLYILGTERHEARRIDRQLRGRSGRQGDPGTTKFFISLEDDLMRIFGSDRITNIMSRIGMEDGEAIQHPLITRSVERAQKKVEENNFAIRKRLLEFDNVMNQQREVIYARRKQALEGERLQGEVFDYLEEVIQSIVDKYYDAGDIESIHGEILQNLLVDMKFEPKVFEDLGKDGVKEKLFDAAKDFYHHKEEMLGSDLMARLERYAVLSVIDDKWKEHLREMDDLKEGIGLRAYGQKDPLLEYKSESYGLFLTLLEQIRNEVVAFCFKFWPQAPAEVQTRKSAQAQRMQTIKDSADNLGLRAQAGGDEEGGHRVKLQPIKVEQKTGRNEPCPCGSGKKFKNCHGKNT, from the coding sequence ATGATTAGTACGCTGTTGAAAAGGATTTTTGGAGACAAAAACACGCGTGCAACAAAGGATTACTGGCCTATTGTAGATCAGATTAACGTTGAATTCGAAAAATTACAGACCTTGACAGATGATGATCTCCGCGCTAAAACCGCAGAGTTCAAACAACGTATTGCCGACGCAACAAAAGATATACAAACTCCCCTCACAGAGTTTAAAAATAAACTTCTAGATGATCAATTCGTCGAAGATAAGCATGCAATTTATGACGAGATAGAAAGACTTGAGAATGAACTAACTGACCGTTATGAAGAGGTCCTGAGTGAAATTCTTCCGGAAGCTTTTGCAGTCGTAAAAGATACATGCAGACGCCTTGTTGGAAAAACTTGGGATGCCGCCGGTAATAAAATTCATTGGGATATGGTTCCATATGATGTTCAACTGATGGGCGGAATTGTTCTTCACAACGGAAAGATTGCAGAGATGGCAACCGGAGAAGGAAAAACACTTGTAGCAACACTTCCGGTTTATTTGAATGCGCTTACAGGCCGCGGTGTTCATCTTGTTACTGTAAATGATTACTTGGCTAAACGCGATAGCGAATGGATGGGAGAGATTTACAAATTCCACGGAATGACTATCGGTTGTATTACCAATACAATGGAACCGGAACAGAGAATTAAAATGTATGCTTGCGATATCACCTACGGAACGAACAACGAATTCGGCTTCGATTATTTGCGTGATAATATGGCAAGTGAAAAAAGTTACTGCGTACAGCGCGGTCATAACTACGCAATTGTTGATGAAGTGGATTCTGTATTAATTGATGAAGCCAGAACACCTCTTATTATTTCCGGAGCCGTCGGTTCAACAGAGCACAAATTTGATGAAATGAAACCTCGTGTTGAACGCTTGTGGAGAAAACAATCCAACCTTGTTGCGTCAATAGTTAATGAGGCAGAGCAGTTATTAAAATCAGAAGACGGAAAAGATAGAGAGAAAGCCGGTGTATTACTTCTCCGCGCTCACAGAGGATTTCCAAAAAATAAAGCGTTATTAAAACTTTTTTCGGAACCGGAGAACAAAAAACTTTTGCAGCAAACCGAACTTGAATACTTACGTGAAAACGCAAAACGGATGCCCGAGATTGATGAAGAGCTTTATTTTGCCATTGAAGAACGAAACAACCAGATGGATCTTACCGAAAAAGGAAGAGAAGAATTGGCAATGGGTTCTTCGGAGCAGAAAGAATTTTTTGTTCTTCCCGATTTAGGAACCGAAATCAGCAAGATTGAAAATGATTCTGAAATGTCTGTCGAAGCTAAGGTTAAAAGAAAAGATGAACTATACCATATTTATTCGGAACGATCGGACCGTATTCACACATTAAATCAGCTTCTAAAAGCGTACACACTTTTCGAGAAAGATGTTGAATACGTAATCACAGAAGAAGGCAAGATTGCAATCGTTGATGAATTTACCGGACGTGTTCTTCCGGGAAGAAGATATTCCGACGGATTGCATCAGGCAATAGAAGCGAAAGAAAGTGTTAAAGTTGAACGCGATACACAGACTCTGGCAACCATAACTCTGCAAAATTATTTCCGTTTGTATAAAAAACTGGCGGGTATGACCGGAACAGCGGAAACCGAAGAAGGTGAATTTTTCGAAATATATAAATTAGAAGTTGTAGTAACTCCTACAAACCGCCCGATTGTTAGAGATGATGAAGACGATTCCATTTACAAAACACGGCGTGAAAAGTATAATGCAATTATTGAAAAAATAAAAGAACTCCGCGAAGAAAAACGCCCGGTTCTTGTTGGAACAACAAGTGTAGATGTTTCCGAGACGATAAGCAGAATGTTAAAACGGCAGGGAGTAACTCACAATGTGTTTAATGCAAAACAGCATCAACGTGAAGCGGAAATCGTAGCATATGCTGGTCAACCAGGTGCCGTTACAATTGCAACAAACATGGCTGGCCGAGGTACAGATATTAAATTAGGCGCAGGTGTCGTTGATGTCGGCGGTCTTTATATTTTAGGTACCGAACGTCACGAGGCACGCCGTATAGATCGTCAGTTACGGGGTCGTTCGGGTCGTCAAGGAGATCCGGGAACTACCAAATTTTTCATCTCGCTGGAAGATGATTTGATGCGCATCTTTGGAAGTGATCGTATAACAAACATTATGAGCCGTATTGGAATGGAAGACGGCGAAGCTATCCAGCATCCGCTTATAACACGTTCGGTTGAGCGCGCACAGAAAAAAGTTGAAGAGAATAACTTTGCGATAAGAAAAAGATTACTAGAATTCGATAATGTGATGAATCAACAGCGCGAAGTTATTTATGCGCGCAGAAAACAGGCTCTGGAAGGTGAACGCCTGCAAGGTGAAGTTTTCGATTATCTCGAAGAAGTCATTCAAAGCATTGTTGATAAATATTACGATGCAGGTGATATCGAAAGTATTCATGGTGAAATTCTTCAAAATCTTTTAGTGGATATGAAATTTGAACCGAAAGTTTTTGAGGATTTGGGAAAAGACGGAGTAAAAGAAAAACTTTTTGATGCTGCAAAGGATTTTTACCATCACAAAGAAGAAATGCTCGGCAGCGATTTAATGGCACGTCTTGAACGTTATGCCGTGTTGAGTGTAATTGATGATAAGTGGAAAGAACACCTTCGCGAAATGGATGATTTGAAAGAAGGAATTGGATTACGTGCCTATGGTCAGAAAGATCCTCTCTTGGAATATAAATCCGAATCTTACGGGTTGTTCTTAACTTTACTAGAACAAATCAGAAATGAAGTTGTTGCATTCTGTTTCAAATTCTGGCCTCAAGCACCTGCAGAGGTTCAAACCAGAAAAAGTGCTCAAGCTCAGCGTATGCAGACTATTAAAGACTCTGCTGATAATTTAGGATTGCGGGCTCAGGCTGGAGGCGATGAAGAGGGCGGTCATAGAGTTAAATTGCAGCCGATAAAAGTTGAACAGAAAACAGGCCGTAATGAACCATGCCCTTGCGGGAGCGGGAAAAAATTTAAAAATTGCCATGGTAAAAATACCTAA
- a CDS encoding RNA polymerase sigma factor: MVEEILSGDRNAFKQLINKYERLVKHIVFPILKNQDDRADVCQDVFLKIYTKLNSFEFRARLSTWIGNITYNTCVNYLQKKKNLLIDDYLTSEESADSKMNIFIAKNDLTPADILIKKEEIVSLTGAINKLTPVQKTVILLFHQDDLSLEEISNIMELPSNTIKSHLYRARMKLKEILINQ; this comes from the coding sequence TTGGTAGAGGAAATTTTATCAGGGGATAGAAATGCTTTTAAGCAATTAATTAATAAATATGAACGTTTGGTCAAACATATAGTATTCCCGATTCTGAAAAATCAAGATGATCGTGCCGATGTTTGCCAGGATGTGTTCCTGAAAATTTATACCAAATTAAACAGTTTTGAATTCAGAGCAAGGTTATCGACCTGGATAGGAAATATTACATATAATACATGTGTTAATTATCTGCAGAAGAAAAAAAACTTACTGATAGATGATTATTTAACTAGCGAGGAGTCTGCAGATTCTAAAATGAATATATTCATTGCCAAAAACGATCTAACCCCGGCGGATATACTGATTAAAAAAGAAGAAATCGTTTCCCTTACCGGCGCTATAAACAAACTTACTCCAGTTCAGAAAACAGTTATTTTACTTTTCCATCAGGATGATCTTAGCCTGGAGGAGATAAGTAACATAATGGAGTTACCGTCGAATACAATCAAAAGTCATTTGTACCGGGCGCGTATGAAACTAAAAGAAATATTAATTAATCAATAA
- a CDS encoding DUF2269 family protein, producing the protein MDYVYFKLIHLTAVVIFLGNIITGLYWMYVAVKTKDLKIIAHTMKSLIKADKYFTIPGVIIITAGGIVAAIYAHYPILRTGWIFWSIVLFTISGIVFGVKVAPLQKKIYNLVLNKDESKDFDWVNFHKIYLEWDIWGLVALLTPLAAFVMMILKIPQ; encoded by the coding sequence ATGGACTATGTTTATTTTAAATTAATACACCTTACCGCCGTTGTAATTTTTTTAGGAAATATAATAACCGGGCTTTACTGGATGTACGTTGCAGTAAAGACGAAAGACCTAAAAATAATTGCCCATACTATGAAGAGCCTAATAAAGGCTGATAAATATTTTACAATTCCGGGCGTTATTATTATTACCGCCGGCGGAATAGTGGCAGCTATATACGCACACTACCCGATTCTTCGAACTGGCTGGATCTTTTGGTCCATCGTGCTTTTTACAATTTCCGGTATTGTCTTTGGAGTTAAGGTTGCACCTTTGCAAAAAAAAATATATAACCTTGTTTTGAATAAAGATGAGTCGAAGGATTTTGATTGGGTAAATTTCCACAAAATTTATCTGGAGTGGGATATTTGGGGGCTTGTTGCATTATTGACACCTCTTGCTGCTTTTGTAATGATGATACTTAAAATTCCACAATAA
- a CDS encoding P-II family nitrogen regulator produces the protein MKKIEAIIRPFKLDDVKEALLEEGIRGMTITEVRGYGRQKGHKETYRGSEYQIEFVPKIKIEVIVDDSMTEKAVDAILRTAKTGQVGDGKIFISTIDDVIRIRTDESGPSAL, from the coding sequence ATGAAGAAGATTGAAGCAATCATTCGCCCGTTTAAACTGGACGATGTAAAAGAAGCTCTGCTTGAAGAAGGTATTAGGGGAATGACAATTACTGAAGTGCGCGGTTACGGAAGACAAAAAGGGCATAAAGAAACATACCGCGGAAGTGAATATCAAATTGAATTTGTTCCTAAAATAAAAATTGAAGTTATTGTTGATGATTCAATGACGGAAAAGGCGGTTGATGCAATTCTTCGAACTGCAAAAACCGGGCAAGTTGGCGACGGTAAAATTTTTATTTCAACAATTGATGATGTTATAAGAATCAGAACGGACGAATCGGGTCCGTCGGCACTTTAA
- a CDS encoding DUF2723 domain-containing protein → MLVNKTKFVQKYFAAATASFVFIIYLFTLAPSVVQIDSGELAAVQATLGIAHPTGYPIFTMIGYLFIKLPLPFTAVFKANLLAAIWCALGVFVFIKSAYLVVTNYETKSVQVKKSKKKKEIKDENTSINKVNNSIGILASAFSGITLAFSSTFWAQSTSVEVYSLQVFLFSLITFLTLRAYFSTDGKIINWIWVAVSLALGFANHMTTLLILPLVAVLFFQKEKFSIASIKKILLMLVLFIPLLVLFYLYLPLRASANPHINWGNPINFENFFRHVSGKQYQIWLFESFAAAGKQLKYFLSDFPSEFSYVGLIIGLIGMIATYRNFRKIFYALIATFLFAVLYSINYDIVDIDSYFLLAYMMFAFFVVFGFYIILIYLSRKSNFRIAAASALLLSLFPVAINFSEVNQNDDYAFEDYTRAILNSTEKNSVIFTYQWDYFVSASYYFQLVENYRSDVKVIDKELLRRSWYYNQLKRNHPDVIKNLDEDISNFLNVLRPFERSEKFEPDLIEKYYRTIMTDLISENIAKRNYYIGLELVQNEIRNSEFTLPEGYQIVPYLFLFKVVKGNDYVPAPDPNFTIRFPQNKNKYINFIENAAATMLIYRTAYELQFNKPERARVYFNKVKKDFPDYQIPYDIESRLSQKDNDKN, encoded by the coding sequence ATGTTGGTAAATAAAACAAAATTCGTTCAGAAATATTTTGCTGCAGCAACAGCATCATTTGTATTCATTATCTACCTTTTTACTTTAGCGCCTAGTGTCGTTCAAATTGATTCAGGCGAGCTTGCGGCGGTTCAAGCAACACTTGGTATTGCTCATCCAACAGGTTATCCCATCTTCACAATGATAGGATATTTATTTATCAAATTGCCTCTTCCATTTACTGCAGTCTTCAAAGCAAATCTCCTTGCGGCAATTTGGTGTGCTCTCGGAGTATTCGTTTTTATTAAGTCGGCATACTTAGTAGTTACCAACTATGAAACAAAAAGTGTTCAAGTCAAAAAGAGTAAAAAGAAAAAAGAAATTAAGGATGAAAATACTTCAATCAATAAAGTGAATAATTCCATTGGGATTCTTGCATCTGCATTTAGCGGAATTACATTAGCATTCAGCTCAACGTTTTGGGCTCAATCAACGTCTGTGGAAGTTTACTCGCTTCAGGTCTTTTTGTTCTCATTGATCACTTTCTTGACCCTTAGAGCTTACTTTTCAACCGATGGAAAAATTATTAATTGGATTTGGGTTGCGGTATCGCTTGCTTTGGGTTTTGCTAATCATATGACAACGCTTTTGATTCTTCCCTTAGTTGCCGTTCTCTTTTTTCAAAAAGAAAAATTTAGCATCGCGTCAATTAAAAAAATATTATTGATGCTTGTTCTCTTTATTCCGTTGCTTGTTCTTTTTTATCTCTATCTCCCCCTAAGAGCTTCGGCAAATCCTCATATCAATTGGGGGAACCCAATAAATTTTGAAAACTTTTTCAGACATGTTTCCGGAAAGCAGTATCAAATCTGGCTCTTCGAATCATTCGCTGCAGCTGGAAAACAATTAAAATATTTTCTTTCCGACTTTCCATCAGAGTTCAGTTATGTCGGTTTGATTATTGGTCTAATTGGCATGATCGCAACTTATCGTAATTTCCGCAAAATATTTTATGCTTTGATTGCAACATTTCTCTTCGCTGTTCTCTATTCAATTAATTACGATATTGTTGATATTGATTCTTACTTCCTCCTCGCTTATATGATGTTTGCGTTTTTTGTAGTATTTGGTTTTTATATAATTCTGATATACCTAAGCCGCAAATCAAATTTCAGAATTGCGGCAGCAAGCGCATTGCTTCTATCACTTTTCCCGGTAGCAATTAATTTCAGTGAAGTGAACCAGAACGATGACTATGCATTCGAAGATTATACAAGAGCAATTCTAAACAGCACGGAAAAAAATTCGGTGATCTTTACATATCAGTGGGATTATTTCGTTTCAGCATCATATTATTTTCAGTTGGTAGAAAACTACCGAAGTGATGTAAAGGTAATAGATAAAGAACTTCTAAGAAGGTCTTGGTATTACAACCAGTTGAAGAGAAACCATCCGGATGTAATTAAGAACTTGGATGAAGATATTTCAAATTTTCTAAATGTTCTCCGACCGTTTGAGCGAAGTGAAAAATTTGAACCGGATCTTATTGAGAAATATTACCGGACAATTATGACAGATCTCATTTCTGAAAACATTGCCAAAAGGAATTATTACATAGGATTAGAATTGGTACAGAACGAAATAAGAAACAGTGAGTTTACATTACCGGAAGGATATCAAATTGTTCCTTATCTCTTTCTTTTCAAAGTTGTGAAAGGAAATGATTACGTTCCGGCACCGGATCCTAATTTCACAATTAGATTTCCGCAAAACAAGAACAAGTACATTAATTTCATTGAAAATGCGGCAGCGACAATGTTGATTTATAGAACTGCCTACGAATTGCAATTTAATAAACCGGAAAGAGCAAGAGTTTATTTTAACAAAGTAAAAAAGGATTTTCCAGATTATCAGATCCCATACGATATAGAAAGCCGGTTAAGTCAAAAGGATAATGATAAGAATTAA
- the arfB gene encoding alternative ribosome rescue aminoacyl-tRNA hydrolase ArfB has translation MIRINKHITIKESELIFNFIRSSGPGGQNVNKVSTAVQLRFAISSSESLSEDVKRRLKSIAGRKVTKDDVLIIEARRFRTQEANRQDAISRLIELIDKASKKRKQRIKTNPTAGSKVRRIETKKKLGEKKRLRKYSDQS, from the coding sequence ATGATAAGAATTAATAAACATATAACAATTAAGGAAAGCGAGTTAATATTCAATTTTATTCGCTCTTCCGGACCTGGCGGACAAAACGTAAACAAAGTCTCCACTGCTGTTCAATTACGATTCGCAATTTCTTCTTCCGAATCTTTGAGTGAAGATGTAAAGAGAAGATTAAAATCTATTGCCGGGAGAAAAGTAACCAAAGATGATGTGCTTATAATTGAAGCTAGACGGTTCAGGACGCAGGAGGCAAATCGGCAAGATGCTATTTCCCGTTTAATAGAATTGATTGATAAAGCATCAAAGAAAAGGAAACAAAGAATTAAGACTAATCCCACTGCCGGATCAAAAGTGAGAAGAATTGAGACAAAGAAGAAATTAGGTGAAAAGAAAAGATTAAGAAAATATTCAGATCAATCGTAA
- a CDS encoding RNA methyltransferase: MKKLTHDEISQNRSTLENVHKVKKLPVYVVLDSIRSSYNVGSIFRTSDGAMIEKLFLCGYTPHPPKKEVLKTALGAQDSIKWEYVKEAKEVILGLKKLGIKICALELTDSSIPNYALNKDIFPIALVIGNEITGVSQELLSLCDLSIEIPQFGIKQSLNVAVAYGISIFELRRVFDNK, encoded by the coding sequence ATGAAAAAACTTACACACGACGAGATTTCACAAAACCGCAGTACACTCGAAAATGTACACAAAGTAAAAAAACTTCCGGTTTACGTTGTACTCGATAGCATTCGCAGCAGTTATAATGTCGGTTCAATATTCCGTACCTCGGATGGGGCGATGATTGAAAAACTTTTTTTATGTGGCTACACACCACATCCGCCAAAGAAAGAAGTTTTGAAAACAGCACTCGGCGCGCAGGATAGTATTAAATGGGAATATGTAAAAGAGGCTAAAGAAGTAATTCTGGGCTTGAAAAAACTCGGGATCAAGATTTGTGCACTTGAATTAACAGATTCGAGTATTCCGAATTATGCATTGAATAAAGATATTTTTCCGATCGCTCTTGTGATCGGTAATGAAATAACCGGTGTTTCTCAGGAGCTATTAAGTTTGTGCGATCTCTCAATTGAAATTCCGCAATTTGGAATCAAACAATCGTTAAATGTGGCGGTCGCATACGGAATATCAATTTTTGAGTTGAGAAGAGTTTTTGACAACAAATAG